A single region of the Candidatus Paceibacterota bacterium genome encodes:
- a CDS encoding ABC transporter ATP-binding protein, translating to MPTPAPFLKLASVTQRYDAPDKSEALTVLKDVSLEVARGESLAIVGPSGSGKSTLLHIIGTLDRPTSGSVALDGQDPSVLTERQLAAVRNRQIGFVFQAHYLLPQCTVLENVLVPTLACPEAAARDGAGNRAERLLNRVGLGERKAHHPGELSGGEQQRVAVVRALINQPQLLLADEPTGSLDHASAQQLGQLLLELNREEGVTLIVVTHALELARLMGRVLQLKDGRLTPVGQET from the coding sequence ATGCCAACGCCAGCACCGTTCCTCAAACTGGCCAGCGTGACTCAGCGCTACGACGCGCCGGACAAGTCGGAGGCGCTGACGGTGCTCAAGGACGTATCGCTCGAAGTCGCGCGCGGCGAATCGCTTGCCATCGTCGGCCCCTCCGGCTCCGGCAAGAGCACGCTGCTGCACATCATCGGCACGCTCGACCGGCCCACAAGCGGGTCGGTCGCGCTCGACGGTCAGGACCCGAGTGTCCTGACCGAGCGGCAGCTCGCGGCCGTGCGCAACCGCCAGATCGGCTTCGTTTTCCAGGCCCACTATCTCCTGCCGCAATGCACTGTGCTCGAGAACGTTCTGGTCCCGACCCTCGCATGTCCAGAGGCGGCGGCGCGCGATGGTGCCGGTAACCGGGCGGAGCGCCTCCTGAACCGCGTCGGCTTGGGCGAACGCAAGGCCCACCATCCCGGTGAACTCTCCGGCGGTGAGCAGCAACGCGTCGCCGTCGTTCGCGCCTTGATCAATCAGCCGCAGCTTCTGCTCGCCGACGAACCCACCGGCTCCCTCGACCACGCCTCCGCCCAGCAGCTCGGCCAACTCCTGCTGGAGTTGAACCGCGAGGAAGGCGTGACGCTCATCGTCGTCACCCATGCCCTGGAACTGGCCCGGCTCATGGGTCGTGTGCTGCAGTTGAAGGACGGGCGCCTCACGCCTGTGGGTCAGGAGACCTAG
- a CDS encoding PLP-dependent aminotransferase family protein yields the protein MKAHALSELGRRTEEPPISWLMASALARAQLISLAAGFTDNESLPLKEVRQLLKEMLSTPQTGQAALQYGTTAGDDVLRKLTSHRLQLLDGTPAAWRAYSSDRMIISNGSQQMLYMVTEALCDPGDLVLVEDPSYFVYLGILQSHGVRARGIRMEQDGLNLARLEAVLAALKRSGELRRVKMLYLVSYYQNPTGRTTNYAKKAGALKLLRQYEPAAGHPIYLLEDAAYRELRFEGDDVKSALAIKGSSERVIYSGTYSKPFATGTRVGFGLMPEPVFTAVLRIKGNHDFGSSNLLQQLLARALMSGLYQKHLVVLRRRYAHKARLMREAIRQHFPAAVESWEPAGGLYFWARLPRRLKSGVGSKVFRRALANDVLYVPGELCYADDPTRRKPNHEMRLSFGSASEAKVRKGIARLGAVFRDCLGK from the coding sequence ATGAAAGCTCACGCCTTATCCGAACTGGGCCGCCGCACGGAAGAACCGCCGATTTCATGGCTGATGGCCTCGGCGCTCGCCCGGGCACAACTTATCTCCCTGGCCGCGGGCTTTACTGACAATGAGTCGCTACCGCTCAAGGAGGTGCGTCAGCTGCTGAAAGAAATGCTGAGCACGCCGCAAACCGGCCAGGCGGCCCTGCAATACGGCACGACCGCAGGCGACGATGTCTTGCGGAAGCTCACCTCGCACCGGCTGCAATTGTTGGACGGTACGCCTGCAGCCTGGCGCGCATATTCGTCCGATCGGATGATCATCAGCAACGGCTCGCAGCAGATGCTCTACATGGTTACCGAGGCGCTATGCGATCCGGGCGACCTCGTGCTGGTGGAGGATCCCAGCTACTTCGTCTATCTCGGCATCCTGCAGAGTCACGGGGTCCGCGCCCGCGGCATCCGAATGGAGCAGGATGGGCTGAATCTGGCGCGCTTGGAGGCGGTGCTCGCAGCCCTGAAACGCAGCGGGGAATTGCGCCGGGTGAAGATGCTCTACCTCGTCAGCTACTATCAGAATCCAACCGGCCGCACGACGAATTACGCGAAGAAAGCCGGTGCGCTCAAGCTGCTGCGGCAATACGAACCGGCGGCGGGGCATCCCATTTACCTGCTCGAAGACGCGGCCTACCGCGAGTTGCGGTTCGAGGGCGACGACGTGAAATCCGCGCTGGCCATCAAGGGTAGCAGCGAGCGGGTCATCTACTCGGGTACTTACAGCAAACCATTTGCGACTGGCACACGCGTGGGCTTTGGCCTCATGCCGGAACCGGTCTTCACCGCCGTGTTGCGCATCAAGGGCAATCACGATTTTGGCTCGTCCAACCTGTTGCAGCAACTGCTCGCGCGCGCGCTAATGTCAGGCCTGTACCAGAAGCACCTGGTCGTGCTGCGCAGGCGTTACGCGCACAAGGCGCGCCTGATGCGGGAGGCCATCCGACAGCATTTCCCCGCCGCGGTTGAGTCATGGGAACCGGCCGGGGGATTGTACTTCTGGGCACGACTCCCGCGGCGCCTCAAATCGGGAGTCGGCTCCAAAGTGTTTCGGCGGGCCCTGGCGAACGATGTACTGTATGTGCCGGGTGAACTCTGCTACGCGGATGACCCCACCCGCCGCAAGCCAAACCACGAAATGCGGCTGAGTTTCGGCAGCGCTTCCGAGGCGAAGGTGCGCAAAGGCATCGCGCGTCTCGGTGCGGTGTTCCGCGACTGCCTCGGGAAGTAA
- a CDS encoding alpha/beta hydrolase: MKHAKTLIGLLVTCLLVLLMFRWFEHSQVYHPDRALTATGAELGRAFEDVQFQTSDGIRLNGWFFPANTNSSRARLSMLLCHGNAGNIGHRLDTAAALLATGVNVFVFDYRGYGRSQGRPGEEGTYLDAQAAHRWLCQRGFSGTNIIAFGESLGGGIATELAMREPVGGLVLQSTFTSIPDIGAELFPWLPVRWLATIRYDTHSKLPRLKVPVLVMHSRMDEIVPFHHGERNFAAANEPRLFWELRGDHNNPLADMTHFRTGLEEFLALIEAGATMGAKPF; encoded by the coding sequence GTGAAGCACGCAAAGACCTTGATTGGGCTGCTGGTTACGTGTCTGCTGGTTCTCTTGATGTTTCGCTGGTTTGAACATAGCCAGGTTTATCACCCGGACCGGGCGCTGACCGCCACCGGCGCCGAATTGGGCCGGGCTTTCGAGGACGTGCAGTTTCAAACCAGTGACGGGATCAGGCTAAATGGCTGGTTCTTTCCGGCGAATACAAATTCGTCGCGCGCGCGCTTGTCCATGTTGCTGTGCCACGGCAACGCCGGCAATATTGGCCATCGGCTTGACACCGCCGCTGCATTGCTGGCAACCGGGGTGAACGTCTTCGTATTCGACTACCGTGGCTACGGTCGGAGCCAGGGCCGGCCCGGCGAAGAGGGGACGTATTTGGATGCACAGGCAGCCCACCGGTGGCTGTGCCAGCGAGGATTCTCCGGCACGAACATCATCGCGTTCGGTGAGTCACTCGGCGGGGGCATCGCGACGGAACTCGCGATGCGCGAACCAGTGGGCGGCCTGGTCCTGCAAAGCACGTTCACCAGCATCCCGGACATCGGTGCGGAGTTGTTCCCGTGGCTGCCGGTGCGCTGGCTGGCAACCATTCGCTACGACACCCACAGCAAGCTGCCGCGTCTGAAAGTCCCTGTGCTGGTCATGCACAGCCGGATGGATGAGATTGTGCCATTTCACCACGGGGAACGGAACTTTGCCGCCGCCAACGAGCCCAGGCTCTTTTGGGAACTGCGCGGCGATCATAACAATCCCCTAGCCGACATGACGCACTTCCGCACCGGCCTGGAGGAGTTTCTGGCCCTGATCGAGGCTGGCGCAACAATGGGCGCGAAGCCGTTCTAA
- the nrdR gene encoding transcriptional regulator NrdR — protein sequence MRCPKCGCQDDKVIDSRASREGATIRRRRECIACGHRFTTYEEIEQSGLLVLKHDGRREEFSKDKLLSGIKKACQKRPISSKVIEDLVERIVTEVTDKYEREVPAEVIGKLVMGALRELDEVAYVRFASVYRRFQEATDFVQEVKKLGERA from the coding sequence ATGCGATGTCCCAAGTGCGGTTGTCAGGACGATAAGGTGATTGATTCCCGGGCCTCCCGGGAAGGCGCAACAATACGCCGCCGACGCGAGTGTATTGCCTGCGGTCACCGGTTCACGACCTATGAGGAGATCGAGCAGTCAGGCTTGCTGGTGCTGAAGCACGATGGCCGCCGGGAGGAATTCTCGAAGGATAAACTCCTGTCGGGGATCAAGAAAGCCTGCCAGAAGCGCCCGATCAGTTCCAAGGTGATCGAGGACCTGGTCGAGCGAATCGTCACCGAGGTCACCGACAAGTATGAGCGCGAAGTTCCGGCCGAGGTCATTGGAAAGCTGGTGATGGGGGCGTTGCGCGAGCTGGACGAGGTGGCGTATGTGCGCTTCGCCAGCGTCTACCGCCGCTTCCAGGAAGCAACGGACTTCGTGCAGGAAGTGAAGAAGTTGGGGGAAAGAGCATGA
- a CDS encoding MBL fold metallo-hydrolase → MKKHAPYRPQLGRQPLPSSLKELTPARHFNPRTFFREMVWKALLTRRTGRPQRPAFPKLTRGQVAITWIGHASFLLQFTDLNVLIDPNFANWLFLLKRVKRSGLRLKHLPPIDLVLLTHAHFDHFHKRTLRRLPHPKIGIMPWGVGDLAHNLGFGRVVELEWWESFSQRDWQVTLTPSKHWGARVLRDHQRGYGGFVLEHQGRRIYHAGDSAYFDGFKEIRKHCRPEIALLPIGAYHPETFRHLHMGPDESIKAFKDLHARWLVPMHYGTFRLSFEDLDEPPRWLRQVAAEQGLTHKVRMLEEGVPQVF, encoded by the coding sequence ATGAAGAAACACGCCCCGTATCGTCCGCAGTTGGGCCGTCAGCCGCTCCCGAGTTCCTTAAAAGAACTGACCCCAGCCCGGCACTTCAACCCGCGGACGTTCTTTCGCGAGATGGTCTGGAAGGCACTCCTGACGCGGCGCACCGGTCGTCCCCAGCGCCCGGCTTTCCCCAAATTGACACGCGGGCAGGTCGCTATCACTTGGATCGGGCATGCCTCGTTCCTGCTCCAGTTCACGGATCTGAACGTCCTCATTGACCCCAACTTCGCCAACTGGCTGTTTCTGCTCAAGCGCGTCAAGCGCTCCGGCCTCCGCCTCAAACACCTGCCGCCGATTGACCTCGTGCTGTTGACGCACGCGCACTTTGATCATTTCCACAAGCGCACCCTGCGCCGGCTGCCCCATCCGAAAATCGGAATCATGCCGTGGGGCGTTGGAGACCTCGCCCACAACCTCGGGTTCGGCCGCGTGGTCGAATTGGAGTGGTGGGAGAGTTTCTCCCAGCGTGACTGGCAAGTGACGCTGACTCCCTCCAAACACTGGGGCGCGCGCGTCCTGCGCGATCATCAGCGCGGCTACGGCGGTTTTGTCCTCGAGCACCAGGGCCGGCGCATATACCACGCCGGGGACAGCGCTTACTTCGACGGTTTCAAGGAGATCCGAAAGCACTGCCGGCCGGAGATCGCGCTCCTGCCTATCGGGGCCTACCATCCGGAGACCTTTCGCCACCTGCACATGGGACCAGACGAGTCCATCAAAGCCTTCAAAGACCTTCATGCCCGATGGCTGGTGCCGATGCACTACGGCACTTTCCGGCTCTCGTTCGAGGACCTGGACGAACCGCCTCGCTGGCTCCGGCAAGTAGCCGCCGAGCAAGGCCTCACGCACAAAGTGCGAATGCTGGAAGAAGGGGTCCCGCAAGTATTCTAA
- a CDS encoding histidine triad nucleotide-binding protein yields MNKTLFEKIIARELPATIVYEDDQVVAFKDVRPQAPVHVLVIPRKPIPRIAEARPEDQLVLGHLLLKAAEVAGKLGLTQTGFRLVFNNGPDGGEAVPHLHCHILGGRGLGWPPG; encoded by the coding sequence ATGAACAAGACGCTGTTCGAAAAGATCATCGCTCGGGAGCTGCCAGCCACGATCGTCTATGAAGACGACCAGGTGGTGGCATTCAAGGACGTCCGACCCCAAGCCCCAGTGCACGTGCTGGTCATCCCCCGAAAGCCGATACCACGCATCGCGGAGGCCAGACCGGAAGACCAACTGGTGCTGGGGCATCTGTTGCTCAAAGCAGCCGAAGTGGCGGGCAAACTGGGGCTGACCCAAACCGGTTTCCGGCTGGTGTTTAACAACGGCCCGGACGGCGGTGAGGCTGTGCCGCACCTGCACTGCCATATCCTGGGAGGACGCGGTCTGGGCTGGCCGCCCGGCTAG
- a CDS encoding BtpA/SgcQ family protein gives MKTLFDTHRKVLIGVVHLRPLPGAPRWQGDMEAVIRLAVNDARAYERGGAHALFIENFGDIPFTRGSVAPETIAAMAAAGRAVRQAVKLPVGFNVLRNDARAALALCAVCGGAFIRVNVHTGGMLTDQGLIEGNAYETLRYRQRVCPRAQIFADVHVKHAVPLGNWTIEDAARDTVERGLVDALIVSGAGTGLETDLADVERVRRTAPSTKILLGSGVTLANVREFLPVADGFIVGSSLKAGGKVSNPVDPKRVAALVRAIKR, from the coding sequence GTGAAAACACTATTCGACACGCATCGCAAGGTCCTGATTGGAGTTGTTCACCTCCGCCCGCTGCCGGGCGCGCCGCGCTGGCAGGGCGACATGGAAGCCGTGATCCGGCTGGCGGTGAACGATGCCCGCGCCTATGAGCGCGGCGGCGCGCACGCGCTCTTCATCGAGAACTTCGGCGACATACCCTTTACCAGGGGCAGTGTTGCGCCCGAAACTATCGCCGCCATGGCCGCCGCCGGGCGCGCCGTCCGCCAGGCCGTCAAGCTTCCTGTCGGCTTCAATGTCCTGCGCAACGACGCCCGCGCCGCCCTGGCGCTGTGTGCGGTCTGCGGCGGCGCGTTCATCCGTGTCAACGTCCACACCGGCGGTATGCTGACCGACCAGGGGCTCATCGAGGGCAATGCCTACGAGACCCTGCGCTATCGCCAGCGGGTTTGTCCCCGCGCGCAAATCTTCGCTGATGTCCACGTCAAACACGCCGTGCCGCTGGGAAACTGGACCATCGAGGACGCCGCCCGCGACACGGTCGAGCGCGGCCTGGTGGATGCCCTGATCGTCTCCGGCGCCGGCACTGGACTGGAAACCGACTTGGCGGATGTCGAGCGCGTGCGCCGCACTGCCCCAAGCACAAAAATCCTGCTCGGCAGCGGTGTGACCCTCGCGAACGTCCGTGAATTTCTGCCCGTTGCCGACGGCTTTATCGTCGGCAGTTCGCTCAAGGCAGGAGGAAAGGTGTCCAATCCTGTTGACCCCAAACGGGTCGCCGCCCTCGTCCGCGCCATCAAACGCTGA
- a CDS encoding ABC transporter permease — protein sequence MTLWTLIRRNLRFHARAHLGVVLGAAIGSAALIGALVVGDSVRETLTNMALRRLGKIHFALSAHDRLFQTDLRPRLSAAQPPGSIRVPSAPSTYIHPFPASPESSALVLPGIVARQDGAARANRVNVLGVVVGAWPRLADWGKLSPGAWLSGPEGERLNRDGVTMMLREQGKGPLSEWKAGGTAFVNQTLARQLAAREGDEVILRVRKPSALGLDAAISPRNEDTVAIRLKIGAILPPDLLSEFSLMPQSAPPANLFLPLGFLSDKVGVHEQANLLVAGPASAPPKAGLWDGLRTQLARWLWRRAPLLPVRQTDPMCNYYHADPANLAARAARRLEPKRVQAVPDQLALPWLNTELARAWLPEDAGLSIHEVKSPSSTAGSDNIPPSVEVASARIFLEPVVAAAALTPRSVLLTNRPAYQADNSNDLAFAQLVTNGVRVLTYLANLIRAGDRATPYSMVTAADGPFVPAGMGDDEILVNQWLADDLQVKAGDSVALSYYVVDSGSRLVERTNSFRVRQVVPLKGIYADRTLMPEFPGLAKAETTRDWDAGFPLVYPIRAKDEAYWKTYRGTPKAFVTLAAGQAMWANRFGAITAIRYAVPTNTFASTCCDAVYRNLLANLRPEDVGLRFEAVREQALKAAAQGQDFGQLFLGFSLFLVMAALLLMALLFQLGLEQRTAEVGILLALGLTSKQVRRLLLAEGAALALVGGVIGALVGLGYAKAMVWALTTVWRSAIGSAELQFHATAASLFVGLCASTVVATLTIWLTLRKLAGRPARVLLGGEVQSPKSEVPSRGVWLALASGVAAVAMVCWALVSGRNADPGVFFGAGALLLVAGLAAAAAWLGQLARAADATHLTLRGLGVRGCARRPKRSLATIALLACGSFVIVAIGVFRLDASRDATRHDSGTGGFALIGESTMPIVQDLNTKAGREFYGLNAEQLAGVNVVPLRVREGDVASCLNLNRAQRPRLLGVKPELLAGRFTFASAAKGLDRRQGWELLLPRSDRRQPAATEIEQVPAIGDANSIQWALGKKLGDTIDYTDEQGRPFKLRLVGAVANSVLQGSLLMDEAAFTRRFPGESGYRMFLMDAPSNAVPQVSATLSRALQDVGLELKPAAQRLNEFNAVQNTYLGTFQVLGGLGLLLGSAGLGVVALRNVLERRGELGLLVAMGFRRRLLQRLVLSEHAALLGFGLSLGIAAAAVAVLPAILSPGAQLPYWSLAMTLVAVLLNGLLWTWLATAYALRLNLLASLRNE from the coding sequence ATGACCTTGTGGACACTCATCCGCCGCAACCTGCGCTTTCATGCGCGCGCGCATCTGGGCGTGGTGCTCGGCGCGGCCATCGGCAGCGCGGCCCTGATCGGCGCGCTGGTGGTGGGCGACTCGGTCCGCGAGACCCTCACCAATATGGCCTTGCGCCGGTTGGGCAAGATTCACTTCGCCCTTAGCGCGCACGACCGCCTTTTCCAAACCGACCTGCGGCCGCGCCTGTCGGCCGCTCAACCACCGGGTTCAATCCGTGTTCCCTCCGCGCCCTCAACTTATATCCACCCGTTCCCAGCTTCTCCGGAATCCTCCGCGCTAGTGCTTCCCGGCATTGTTGCCCGCCAGGACGGTGCGGCGCGCGCCAACCGTGTGAACGTGCTCGGCGTAGTTGTCGGGGCATGGCCGCGCCTGGCTGACTGGGGAAAGCTCTCCCCCGGCGCCTGGCTTTCAGGCCCCGAGGGAGAGCGCCTTAACCGTGACGGCGTCACGATGATGCTGCGCGAACAGGGCAAAGGCCCGCTCTCGGAATGGAAGGCCGGCGGGACGGCGTTCGTCAACCAAACTCTCGCCCGGCAACTCGCCGCCCGAGAAGGCGATGAAGTCATTCTGCGTGTGCGTAAGCCCAGCGCCCTGGGGCTGGACGCGGCGATCAGCCCGCGCAACGAGGATACCGTTGCCATCCGGCTCAAAATCGGCGCGATCCTGCCTCCCGACCTGCTGAGCGAGTTCAGCCTCATGCCACAGTCCGCCCCGCCTGCGAACCTGTTCCTGCCCTTGGGATTCCTGTCCGACAAAGTCGGCGTCCACGAACAAGCCAACCTGCTGGTCGCCGGGCCAGCCTCGGCGCCGCCCAAGGCTGGCCTATGGGATGGCCTGCGCACCCAGCTCGCACGCTGGTTGTGGAGGCGCGCTCCTCTACTCCCGGTGCGCCAAACGGATCCCATGTGCAATTATTACCACGCGGACCCTGCCAACCTGGCCGCGCGCGCCGCCCGCCGGCTTGAACCCAAGCGCGTGCAAGCCGTCCCTGACCAACTGGCCCTGCCGTGGCTCAATACCGAACTTGCCCGCGCCTGGCTGCCGGAAGACGCCGGATTGTCAATTCACGAGGTCAAGTCGCCATCGAGCACAGCGGGTAGTGACAACATCCCGCCGTCGGTCGAGGTAGCTAGCGCGCGCATCTTCCTCGAGCCGGTCGTGGCCGCCGCCGCACTCACGCCCCGGAGTGTGCTGCTTACTAACCGCCCGGCGTATCAGGCGGACAATTCCAACGACCTAGCCTTCGCTCAGTTGGTCACCAACGGCGTGCGCGTCCTTACCTACTTGGCCAATCTCATTCGTGCCGGCGACCGGGCCACGCCCTACTCGATGGTGACGGCAGCAGACGGGCCATTCGTGCCAGCGGGCATGGGGGATGACGAGATTCTCGTCAACCAGTGGCTGGCGGATGACTTACAGGTTAAGGCGGGCGACTCCGTCGCGCTGAGCTACTACGTCGTGGATTCTGGCAGCCGGTTGGTCGAGCGCACAAACTCATTTCGCGTGCGGCAGGTTGTCCCGCTCAAGGGCATCTATGCCGATCGGACGCTGATGCCTGAATTTCCGGGTCTTGCCAAAGCGGAGACCACGCGCGACTGGGATGCTGGTTTCCCGCTCGTTTACCCGATCCGGGCCAAAGACGAAGCTTACTGGAAAACTTACCGCGGAACACCCAAAGCGTTTGTGACGCTGGCGGCGGGCCAGGCGATGTGGGCAAACCGGTTTGGGGCGATCACCGCTATCAGGTATGCCGTGCCGACCAATACCTTCGCCAGCACCTGCTGCGACGCTGTGTATCGCAACTTGCTGGCCAATCTGCGGCCGGAGGATGTCGGCCTCCGGTTCGAGGCCGTTCGCGAGCAGGCGCTCAAGGCGGCGGCGCAAGGGCAGGACTTCGGACAACTGTTCCTCGGGTTCAGCCTGTTCCTCGTCATGGCGGCGCTGTTGCTCATGGCGTTGCTCTTTCAGCTTGGCCTGGAACAGCGGACTGCCGAGGTCGGCATACTGCTGGCGCTCGGCCTGACGTCGAAGCAGGTGCGGCGGCTGTTGCTGGCCGAGGGCGCGGCGTTGGCTCTGGTGGGTGGCGTAATTGGCGCGCTGGTCGGGCTGGGATATGCCAAAGCGATGGTCTGGGCTCTAACTACCGTGTGGCGGAGCGCGATCGGCAGCGCCGAACTTCAATTCCACGCGACGGCGGCCAGCCTCTTTGTCGGCCTCTGCGCCAGCACCGTCGTGGCGACGCTGACCATCTGGCTGACGCTGCGCAAACTGGCGGGGCGGCCCGCGCGGGTGTTACTCGGCGGCGAAGTTCAAAGTCCAAAGTCCGAAGTCCCGAGTCGGGGGGTATGGCTTGCGCTGGCTTCGGGCGTGGCGGCGGTCGCAATGGTCTGCTGGGCGCTCGTAAGCGGCCGGAATGCAGACCCGGGCGTGTTCTTTGGCGCGGGGGCGCTGTTGCTGGTGGCGGGGTTGGCTGCGGCGGCTGCGTGGCTGGGGCAACTGGCGCGGGCGGCGGATGCGACGCACTTGACTCTGCGCGGGTTAGGGGTGCGCGGGTGCGCGCGGCGGCCCAAGCGCAGCCTGGCGACCATCGCCCTGCTGGCCTGCGGCTCCTTTGTGATCGTAGCCATAGGTGTGTTCCGGCTCGACGCCAGCCGCGACGCCACCCGCCACGACTCCGGCACCGGCGGCTTCGCGCTCATCGGCGAATCCACCATGCCCATCGTCCAGGACCTGAACACCAAAGCCGGGCGCGAATTCTATGGCCTGAACGCCGAGCAGCTTGCGGGCGTGAACGTGGTCCCGCTGCGCGTACGGGAGGGTGACGTGGCCAGTTGCCTGAACCTGAACCGGGCGCAGAGGCCGCGCCTCCTCGGCGTAAAGCCCGAGCTGCTGGCAGGCCGGTTCACCTTTGCCAGCGCCGCCAAAGGTCTCGACCGCCGCCAAGGATGGGAGCTGCTCCTGCCCCGCAGCGACCGACGGCAGCCGGCTGCTACAGAGATTGAGCAGGTTCCCGCCATCGGCGACGCCAACTCGATCCAGTGGGCGCTGGGCAAGAAGCTCGGCGACACGATTGATTACACCGACGAGCAGGGCCGACCTTTCAAGCTGCGGTTGGTCGGCGCGGTGGCGAACTCGGTGTTGCAGGGGAGCCTGCTCATGGACGAGGCCGCGTTCACCCGCAGATTCCCGGGCGAGAGCGGCTACCGGATGTTCTTGATGGATGCCCCGTCCAACGCCGTGCCCCAAGTCTCCGCCACGTTGTCCCGCGCATTGCAGGATGTCGGCCTGGAGCTAAAGCCTGCTGCGCAGCGCCTTAACGAGTTCAACGCGGTGCAGAACACCTACCTGGGCACCTTCCAGGTCCTGGGTGGGTTGGGGTTGCTGCTCGGCAGCGCGGGCCTGGGCGTGGTGGCCTTGCGCAACGTCCTCGAACGGCGCGGCGAACTGGGACTGCTGGTGGCAATGGGCTTCCGGCGGCGACTGCTCCAGCGCTTAGTGTTGAGCGAGCATGCGGCGCTGCTTGGCTTCGGGTTGAGTCTGGGCATCGCCGCCGCTGCTGTGGCCGTGTTGCCGGCCATACTATCTCCCGGGGCCCAACTGCCTTACTGGTCCCTGGCTATGACCCTCGTCGCGGTCCTGCTGAACGGCCTGCTTTGGACGTGGCTTGCCACGGCCTACGCACTCCGCCTCAATCTGCTGGCTTCCCTCAGAAACGAGTAA
- a CDS encoding gamma carbonic anhydrase family protein, which translates to MKNRLDTFLRKKPALGKGVYIAQGAVVLGDVTLGDRSSVWCNAVLRADINRIVIGHCSNIQDNAVLHLAEELPCILGNYVTVGHGAIVHACAIADEVLVGMGSTILDGAIVGEQSIIGAGAVVTSGMQIPAGSLVLGVPGRVVRKLTPQERADLKVMAEKYVHATAYYLENTINLSASLQ; encoded by the coding sequence GTGAAAAATCGGCTCGACACGTTCCTGCGTAAGAAGCCGGCTCTGGGCAAAGGTGTGTATATCGCCCAGGGCGCCGTTGTCCTGGGGGACGTGACCCTGGGCGATCGTTCCAGCGTCTGGTGCAACGCGGTTTTGCGAGCGGACATCAACCGCATCGTCATCGGCCACTGCTCCAACATCCAGGATAACGCGGTTCTGCATCTGGCGGAGGAACTGCCTTGCATTCTGGGCAACTACGTTACCGTGGGCCACGGCGCCATCGTTCACGCGTGCGCGATCGCCGACGAGGTGCTGGTAGGCATGGGCTCGACCATTCTCGATGGCGCAATAGTCGGCGAGCAATCCATCATCGGCGCCGGGGCAGTGGTCACGTCCGGCATGCAGATTCCTGCCGGCTCGCTGGTGCTGGGTGTGCCCGGCAGAGTTGTGCGCAAATTGACGCCGCAGGAACGGGCGGATTTGAAAGTCATGGCTGAAAAGTACGTGCACGCCACCGCTTACTACCTCGAGAATACGATCAACCTCTCGGCGTCGCTGCAATAG